From the genome of Blautia pseudococcoides, one region includes:
- a CDS encoding GDSL-type esterase/lipase family protein: MKKIKAYISETRLWVFLAVVLIIIIAVVVIFKKAENAEETPYEKNRKTVAALEKADISETENALKELEGQAEQSGSQKEERDTVELKRAFQNAVILGDSFSESIVEYGFLDTDVVLYKRGLSVSQADDLVDTAVSLQPTAVFFAFGTNDMEICEGDSQKFIEAYRRQIARLKAGLPDAAVYINSILPATKEAVKETPSYAYCGQFNEALQAMCGEDGYTYVDCSSLIEGKDGIYEPDGIHVIKSYYPAWLSYLADTAGL, from the coding sequence ATGAAAAAAATCAAAGCGTACATATCTGAAACCCGTTTATGGGTTTTCTTGGCAGTGGTGCTGATCATCATCATCGCTGTTGTTGTTATCTTCAAAAAGGCGGAAAATGCCGAAGAAACTCCTTATGAAAAAAACAGAAAGACCGTAGCTGCGCTGGAAAAAGCAGATATCTCGGAGACGGAAAATGCTTTAAAAGAGCTGGAAGGCCAGGCTGAGCAAAGCGGCAGCCAGAAAGAAGAGCGGGATACGGTAGAGTTAAAAAGAGCGTTTCAAAATGCGGTAATACTGGGGGATTCCTTTTCCGAATCCATAGTGGAATACGGTTTTCTGGATACCGATGTAGTTCTCTATAAAAGGGGGCTCAGTGTAAGCCAGGCAGATGACCTGGTGGACACTGCTGTCTCTCTGCAGCCAACTGCAGTGTTCTTTGCTTTCGGAACCAACGATATGGAAATCTGTGAGGGGGACAGCCAAAAGTTCATTGAAGCATACAGGCGTCAGATCGCACGGCTGAAAGCAGGGCTTCCGGATGCAGCAGTCTACATCAACAGTATTCTTCCGGCAACGAAAGAGGCAGTAAAAGAGACCCCCAGTTATGCTTACTGCGGGCAGTTTAATGAGGCGCTTCAGGCCATGTGCGGGGAGGACGGGTACACCTACGTGGACTGTTCGTCTCTGATAGAAGGCAAAGACGGAATATATGAGCCGGACGGCATCCATGTGATCAAGAGTTATTATCCGGCATGGCTGTCCTATCTGGCGGATACGGCAGGATTATAA
- a CDS encoding MBOAT family O-acyltransferase, translating to MLLNSLFFIFAFLPVVLLIYYLLPAAGRNLFLVAASLVFYAWGDPVYLVLLIFSAVFHYIMGLQIQNAVQDKRHRKMDLIFAAAVDVFLLCFFKYSGPAAGMVNSILHTQIAVRELALPIGLSFYTFKNMSYLFDIYYGRLEAEKKFTDFAAYAVFFPVMTAGPIVRYKDIKEQMKKRRVNALQLGYGAGKFILGLAKKVLLADTLASLYGDISARAGDITVLTAWIGMFAFTMEIYFDFSGYSDMAVGISRMLGFKVKENFNYPYTSKSITEFWRRWHISLGSWFRDYIYIPLGGNRVGMGKHIRNILIVWCLTGMWHGASMNFPVWGIYYGVFLIAEKYLLGSRLEKLPAWMSRIYTMLFVMAGWMLFSHNSLGEAGIYLKRLVGMGASGFADETAWYYLKTNLLIFLLCIPACGPGLYRFVDSRFHNLTVGSAVLYGVLFLLGTACLVYSSYHPFLYLRF from the coding sequence ATGTTGCTGAACAGTTTGTTTTTTATATTTGCATTTTTACCGGTAGTACTGCTCATATACTACCTGCTGCCTGCTGCAGGGAGAAACCTTTTCCTTGTGGCAGCCAGCCTCGTTTTTTATGCCTGGGGAGACCCGGTTTATCTAGTTCTGCTGATATTTTCGGCAGTTTTCCACTATATCATGGGACTGCAGATCCAAAACGCGGTACAGGACAAACGGCACCGGAAAATGGACCTTATATTTGCCGCGGCAGTGGATGTGTTTTTGCTCTGCTTTTTTAAATATTCCGGACCGGCAGCAGGGATGGTAAACAGCATTCTGCATACACAGATCGCTGTCAGAGAGCTGGCGCTTCCTATAGGGCTGTCTTTTTATACGTTCAAAAATATGTCCTACCTTTTTGATATCTATTACGGCAGATTGGAAGCGGAGAAAAAATTTACGGATTTTGCTGCCTATGCAGTATTTTTCCCTGTCATGACCGCGGGTCCTATTGTGCGTTATAAGGATATAAAGGAGCAGATGAAAAAACGAAGGGTGAACGCCCTGCAGCTTGGTTATGGCGCCGGGAAATTTATTCTGGGGCTGGCAAAAAAAGTGCTGCTGGCTGACACACTGGCTTCTTTATATGGAGATATCAGTGCCCGGGCGGGAGATATCACTGTGCTCACTGCGTGGATTGGCATGTTTGCCTTTACTATGGAAATCTATTTTGATTTTTCCGGTTACTCTGATATGGCGGTCGGAATCAGCAGGATGCTGGGATTTAAAGTTAAGGAGAACTTTAACTACCCGTACACCTCAAAGAGTATCACAGAATTCTGGAGGAGGTGGCATATTTCTCTGGGAAGCTGGTTCCGGGATTACATCTATATCCCTCTGGGGGGCAATCGGGTGGGAATGGGAAAACATATCCGCAATATTCTCATCGTGTGGTGCCTCACAGGGATGTGGCATGGGGCGTCCATGAATTTCCCGGTATGGGGGATCTACTATGGGGTATTTCTAATTGCAGAAAAATATTTGCTGGGCAGCAGACTGGAAAAACTGCCTGCATGGATGTCCAGGATTTATACCATGCTCTTTGTCATGGCGGGCTGGATGCTGTTCTCACACAACTCACTGGGGGAAGCGGGGATTTATCTGAAACGGCTGGTGGGAATGGGAGCTTCGGGATTTGCCGATGAGACTGCATGGTATTATCTGAAGACGAATCTGCTGATCTTCCTTTTGTGTATACCGGCCTGCGGACCCGGATTATACCGCTTTGTGGACAGCAGGTTTCACAATTTGACAGTGGGTTCTGCGGTACTTTACGGTGTGCTGTTCCTTTTAGGTACAGCCTGTCTTGTCTACAGTTCTTACCATCCGTTTTTATATCTGCGCTTTTAA
- a CDS encoding ABC transporter substrate-binding protein: MKKKILTLLLAASMTAALLAGCGSGDGKEKGDTKTETSDKNPDGKTLVYGSGDYTNINPALYEHGEINSLIFAGLTAHDAEDKVVPALAESWEWDEASRTYTFHLRKDVKFHDGETFTSADVKFTLDTITDPDNASEIASNYEDITSIETPDDSTVKITLTAPNVAMLDYLTIGILPKHLLEGKDIVTDDFNRNPVGCGPYKLVSWDEGQSITLEKFNGFYLGAPKIDKVVFKIVEDTQARALQLKSGELDLAQITPKDAEQFEHADGFVVDIMKTADYRGILYNFGSGFFGKHRELPNILSYAIDRQSIVDSVLLGHGETAYSPLQMGPYNNPDIEKYEYNPEMAKQLLEENGWTMGSDGYYEKDGEQLAFTISNGQADQVRIDMSNICAQNLQDIGVNCKVEVVAETDWANQDAYLIGWGSPFDPDDHTYKVFGTDKGANYSSYSNAKVDELLQQARELETQEERLPLYKEFQTELSKDLPYTFIAYIDAMYVSKDNITGLTKDTVLGHHGVGIFWNIYDWDITE, translated from the coding sequence ATGAAGAAAAAAATACTGACATTACTTTTGGCGGCATCCATGACCGCCGCACTGCTGGCAGGCTGCGGAAGCGGAGACGGTAAGGAAAAAGGGGACACAAAGACAGAGACATCAGATAAGAACCCGGACGGAAAGACTCTTGTTTACGGAAGCGGTGATTATACAAACATCAATCCTGCACTCTATGAACATGGAGAGATCAACTCTCTGATCTTTGCAGGACTGACCGCTCATGATGCGGAGGATAAAGTAGTGCCTGCCCTTGCGGAGAGCTGGGAGTGGGATGAAGCTTCCAGGACCTATACCTTCCATTTGAGAAAAGACGTAAAATTCCATGACGGTGAGACCTTTACATCTGCGGATGTGAAGTTTACGCTGGATACCATCACGGATCCTGACAATGCCTCTGAGATCGCATCCAATTATGAGGATATTACCAGCATTGAGACACCGGACGACAGCACGGTGAAAATCACCCTGACAGCACCCAATGTTGCCATGCTGGATTATCTTACCATCGGTATCCTGCCAAAACATCTTCTGGAGGGAAAAGACATTGTGACAGACGATTTCAACCGGAATCCGGTGGGCTGCGGTCCCTACAAGCTGGTTTCCTGGGATGAAGGGCAGAGTATCACCCTTGAAAAATTCAACGGCTTTTATTTGGGAGCGCCTAAGATTGACAAGGTAGTCTTCAAAATTGTGGAGGATACCCAGGCAAGAGCCCTTCAGTTAAAATCCGGAGAGCTGGATTTGGCGCAGATAACGCCAAAAGACGCAGAGCAGTTTGAGCATGCGGACGGATTTGTTGTGGATATTATGAAAACAGCAGACTACAGAGGAATCCTTTATAATTTCGGAAGCGGATTCTTTGGAAAACACAGAGAACTGCCCAATATTTTAAGCTATGCTATTGACCGCCAGTCTATTGTGGACAGCGTGCTTTTAGGTCATGGAGAGACTGCATACTCTCCGCTGCAGATGGGACCGTACAACAATCCTGATATTGAAAAATACGAGTACAACCCGGAAATGGCAAAACAGCTTTTGGAAGAGAATGGCTGGACCATGGGCAGTGACGGTTACTACGAAAAAGACGGGGAGCAGCTTGCGTTTACCATCTCCAACGGTCAGGCAGACCAGGTTCGTATTGATATGTCAAATATCTGTGCCCAGAATCTTCAGGACATTGGTGTAAACTGCAAAGTGGAAGTGGTGGCGGAGACAGACTGGGCAAACCAGGATGCATACCTGATTGGATGGGGAAGCCCCTTTGACCCGGATGACCACACCTATAAAGTGTTCGGCACAGACAAAGGTGCCAACTACAGCAGCTATTCCAATGCGAAAGTGGATGAACTTCTGCAGCAGGCCAGAGAACTGGAGACACAGGAAGAGAGACTTCCGCTGTACAAGGAATTTCAGACGGAACTGTCCAAAGACCTTCCTTATACCTTTATCGCATATATTGATGCCATGTATGTTTCCAAGGACAACATTACCGGGCTGACAAAGGATACCGTTCTCGGACATCACGGCGTGGGTATCTTCTGGAATATTTACGACTGGGACATCACGGAATAA
- the ilvC gene encoding ketol-acid reductoisomerase, protein MAVKIYYQEDCNMALLEGKKVAIIGYGSQGHAHALNLKESGVDVIVGLYEGSKSWAKAEAQGLKVYTAAEAAKQADVIMILINDEKQAAMYKNDVEPNLEEGNMLMFAHGFAIHFGQIKPPANIDVTMIAPKGPGHTVRSEYQVGKGVPCLVAVQQDYTGKAKDRALAYAAALGGARAGVLETTFKVETETDLFGEQAVLCGGVCALMKAGFETLVEAGYAPENAYFECIHEMKLIVDLIYESGFQGMRYSISNTAEYGDYITGPKIITDDTKKAMKKVLSDIQDGTFAKDWISENQTGCMHFGAMRRRETEHQLEEVGAELRKLYSWNDTGKLIEN, encoded by the coding sequence ATGGCAGTAAAAATTTATTATCAGGAAGATTGCAACATGGCACTTTTGGAAGGCAAGAAAGTTGCGATCATCGGTTACGGCAGCCAGGGACATGCACATGCTCTGAACTTAAAAGAATCAGGTGTGGATGTTATTGTCGGACTTTATGAAGGCAGCAAATCCTGGGCAAAAGCAGAAGCACAGGGATTAAAAGTTTATACAGCAGCAGAAGCTGCAAAACAGGCTGATGTCATCATGATTCTGATCAACGATGAGAAACAGGCAGCTATGTATAAAAATGACGTTGAGCCGAACCTGGAAGAGGGCAACATGCTTATGTTCGCACACGGCTTTGCTATCCATTTCGGACAGATCAAACCGCCGGCAAACATCGACGTTACCATGATCGCTCCGAAAGGACCGGGTCATACGGTAAGAAGTGAATATCAGGTTGGGAAAGGTGTACCGTGTCTGGTAGCTGTACAGCAGGATTACACAGGAAAAGCAAAAGACAGAGCACTGGCTTACGCTGCAGCACTGGGCGGAGCAAGAGCAGGTGTTCTGGAGACTACTTTCAAAGTTGAGACTGAGACAGACCTGTTCGGTGAGCAGGCAGTTCTCTGCGGCGGTGTATGTGCATTGATGAAAGCCGGATTCGAGACATTAGTGGAAGCAGGCTATGCACCGGAGAATGCTTACTTTGAATGTATCCATGAGATGAAATTGATCGTTGACCTGATTTACGAAAGCGGATTCCAGGGCATGCGTTATTCTATCTCCAATACTGCTGAGTATGGTGACTACATCACCGGACCTAAGATCATCACAGATGATACAAAGAAGGCCATGAAGAAAGTCCTGTCCGATATCCAGGATGGTACTTTTGCAAAAGACTGGATTTCCGAGAACCAGACAGGCTGCATGCACTTCGGCGCTATGAGAAGAAGAGAAACAGAGCATCAGTTAGAGGAAGTCGGAGCAGAGCTGCGTAAATTATACAGCTGGAACGATACAGGCAAACTGATCGAGAACTAA
- a CDS encoding DUF4358 domain-containing protein, translated as MKIKLVKAGTLVFLALYLGFLCTRGWAKDIPIDVIAAKMEQDETITSMEKCGARELRRFYGLEVKNLEGYFFYKAESPMSVDEFLVVKADSPQGAEEVLDRAEVHLEEQKKSFEGYGVSQTALLSEAAVETRGSYVLYASGKYAQQWKREFLDLIR; from the coding sequence ATGAAGATAAAATTGGTGAAAGCGGGAACCCTTGTGTTTTTGGCGCTTTACCTTGGCTTTTTATGCACAAGGGGCTGGGCAAAGGACATTCCCATAGATGTAATAGCGGCCAAAATGGAGCAGGACGAGACCATTACCTCCATGGAGAAATGCGGAGCAAGGGAGCTTCGCAGGTTCTATGGGCTGGAGGTGAAAAATCTGGAAGGATATTTCTTTTACAAGGCGGAATCCCCCATGTCTGTGGATGAGTTTCTGGTTGTAAAAGCAGACAGCCCTCAAGGAGCGGAAGAGGTACTGGACAGGGCGGAAGTACATCTGGAGGAGCAGAAGAAGAGTTTTGAGGGATATGGGGTTTCCCAGACTGCCCTTCTGTCAGAGGCCGCAGTGGAGACAAGGGGCAGTTATGTGCTGTATGCATCGGGGAAGTATGCGCAGCAGTGGAAAAGGGAATTTTTAGATTTGATCAGATAG
- a CDS encoding ABC transporter permease, translating into MKKKKFPIFSLVILGLIILGCLFGKVLATGDPFYMNLTEVSLPPGSAHYFGTDTMGRDIYSMIWEGGRVSLYIGLLATVISSVIAIVYGCISGLVPDWLDDLLMRFTEIILSIPSILLVIFLQALLGEATATSIAIVIGLTSWMNISKVVRSEVRQIRSSDFVLASRLAGGKFFYILRRHLFPNFISSTMFMIVTNVSAAIGTEATLSFLGIGLPMEIISWGSMMSLSQKALLSNAWWIILIPGIFLVTTLVCITNMGEYIRLRNNREHSNL; encoded by the coding sequence ATGAAAAAGAAAAAATTTCCTATTTTCTCCTTAGTGATCTTGGGACTTATCATCCTGGGATGCCTGTTTGGCAAAGTCCTGGCAACAGGAGATCCCTTCTATATGAACCTGACGGAAGTCAGTCTGCCGCCCGGCAGTGCCCATTATTTCGGCACAGATACCATGGGGAGGGATATTTATTCCATGATATGGGAGGGCGGAAGAGTTTCCCTTTATATCGGGCTCCTGGCAACTGTGATATCCTCCGTGATAGCCATTGTGTACGGCTGCATCAGCGGTCTTGTGCCGGACTGGCTGGACGATCTGCTCATGCGTTTCACAGAGATTATTTTAAGTATTCCCTCCATACTGCTTGTGATCTTTCTGCAGGCGCTTCTGGGGGAAGCTACAGCTACCAGCATAGCTATAGTCATTGGACTGACAAGCTGGATGAACATTTCCAAGGTGGTCAGAAGTGAGGTACGGCAGATACGGAGCAGTGATTTCGTACTGGCATCCAGGCTGGCAGGTGGAAAGTTTTTTTACATCCTGCGCAGGCACTTGTTTCCCAATTTTATCTCCTCCACCATGTTCATGATCGTCACCAATGTAAGTGCGGCGATCGGAACAGAGGCTACTCTCAGCTTTCTGGGAATCGGCCTTCCCATGGAGATCATCTCCTGGGGAAGTATGATGTCTCTTTCACAGAAAGCGCTGCTGTCCAATGCCTGGTGGATCATCCTGATTCCGGGAATTTTCCTGGTGACTACCCTTGTATGCATCACCAATATGGGCGAGTACATCCGCCTGAGAAATAACAGAGAACACAGCAATCTATGA
- the ilvN gene encoding acetolactate synthase small subunit — MNKRILSILVENTAGVLSRVSGLFSRRGYNIDSLSVGITTDPNYSRMTVVCSGDELILEQITKQVEKLEDVLTVKVLKDGQSVNRELILVKVRVEPEQRPGISSIVDIFRANIIDVGRESMIIELTGTKSKLEAFIDLLEGYEILELARTGITGLSRGIDDVFYLEEDEE, encoded by the coding sequence ATGAACAAAAGAATTTTATCTATTCTGGTTGAAAATACGGCCGGTGTTCTGAGCCGGGTCTCCGGTCTGTTCAGCCGACGCGGTTATAATATCGACAGTCTTTCCGTAGGCATTACAACGGATCCGAATTATTCCCGTATGACTGTCGTCTGCAGCGGGGACGAACTGATTCTGGAACAGATCACCAAGCAGGTGGAAAAGCTTGAAGATGTACTCACAGTAAAGGTATTGAAGGATGGACAGAGTGTCAACAGAGAACTGATTCTGGTGAAGGTCCGTGTGGAGCCGGAGCAGAGACCGGGTATTTCTTCTATTGTGGATATTTTCCGTGCCAATATTATTGATGTGGGCAGGGAATCCATGATTATCGAGCTTACCGGTACCAAGTCAAAACTGGAAGCGTTTATTGACCTGCTGGAAGGCTATGAGATTCTGGAGCTGGCAAGAACGGGTATCACCGGACTTTCCAGAGGTATTGATGATGTCTTCTACTTGGAGGAAGACGAAGAGTAA
- a CDS encoding LysR family transcriptional regulator → MEQNLSLYRVFYTVANAGNISKAAEQLYISQPAISKSIRKLEQSLDVTLFSRNSRGVLLTEEGEILYDYVQKAFYSLQMGESRIKKINDLGIGHLHIGVSTTLCKYMLLPYLQEFIKLHPHVKITIDCQSTNHTLQLLKENKIDLGLIGEPERLHHIHFDSLGEIEDIFVSTSSYLDNLSLRTNHKDDIFHTATLMLLDKENMTRQYIDDYLSMHHIETNNLLEVSTMDLLIEFAKIGLGVACVIRQFVEKELNDKTLVEIPLPFPIHKRNIGFAFLDNLQQTTAVKDFIDFYNSKRP, encoded by the coding sequence ATGGAGCAAAACTTATCCCTGTACCGCGTTTTCTATACAGTAGCCAACGCGGGTAATATTTCCAAAGCCGCCGAGCAGCTCTACATCAGCCAGCCGGCCATCAGTAAGTCTATCCGCAAGCTGGAGCAGAGCCTGGATGTCACTTTATTTTCCAGAAACTCCAGAGGTGTCCTGCTCACGGAAGAAGGTGAGATCCTTTACGACTATGTGCAGAAAGCGTTCTATTCCCTGCAGATGGGGGAATCCCGTATAAAAAAAATAAATGACCTTGGAATCGGACATTTACATATCGGTGTCAGCACCACACTCTGCAAATACATGCTGCTGCCTTATCTGCAGGAGTTTATCAAACTGCACCCTCACGTAAAGATCACCATTGATTGTCAGTCTACCAACCACACTCTGCAGCTTTTGAAGGAAAATAAAATCGACCTGGGCCTTATCGGGGAGCCGGAGCGGCTTCACCATATCCATTTTGATTCTCTTGGAGAGATAGAGGACATTTTCGTCAGCACCAGTTCCTATCTGGACAATCTCTCCCTGCGCACCAACCACAAAGACGATATCTTCCACACAGCCACCTTAATGCTGCTGGACAAGGAAAACATGACCCGGCAGTATATAGATGACTATCTCTCCATGCATCACATTGAGACAAACAATCTGCTGGAAGTATCCACCATGGATCTGTTGATTGAATTTGCCAAGATTGGTTTGGGCGTGGCTTGTGTCATCCGCCAGTTCGTGGAAAAAGAGCTGAACGACAAAACCCTGGTGGAAATCCCTCTTCCTTTCCCCATCCACAAGCGGAATATCGGCTTCGCTTTTCTGGATAACCTGCAGCAGACCACAGCAGTAAAAGATTTCATTGATTTTTACAACAGTAAGCGGCCGTAA
- the nikE gene encoding nickel ABC transporter ATP-binding protein NikE, with protein METLLEIRGLSVTFQDKEGTRAARQVNLRLDKGEMAALVGESGSGKTVLCKTILQLLGKKTRVENGEILYRGSNLLEYTEKQMQKFRGKEISMVFQDPYLSLNPTISIGKQIMETILLHEKLSKKEAKDRTLELLELTGFDYCEKRFSQYPHQFSGGMRQRAAIAIALACRPGLLLADEPTTALDVETQQQIMELLAKIRKETGVAILFITHDLGLVENVADRVYVMYQGEIVESGSVSHIFQHAQNPYTVKLLGYRNYGKGIGHTHGKIHFHNGTPHTHGGTHDHMHPRLEGDISHPVTKVEETSVRDDQVVLVQEPEPEKLMEIQHLSKNFRLDRHTVSRVLDDFSLDIYRGEIVGVAGPSGCGKSTLARCIVGLYEPDGGQILYHGDTARIYRRQMIFQDSSSAFNPHMTLEEIIGEPLRIQKLCKGRQELRSRVYSLMEQVELDPALAVRHPYDVSGGQRQRAAIARALSVEPEFIVADEPISSLDISIQAQIMHLFKKLQEKHHLTIMLIAHDLPMVMHVSDRIIMMGQGT; from the coding sequence ATGGAGACATTATTGGAAATCCGCGGCCTGTCCGTTACCTTTCAGGACAAGGAGGGGACCCGGGCTGCAAGGCAGGTAAACCTCCGTCTGGATAAGGGCGAGATGGCCGCCCTTGTAGGGGAATCCGGTTCGGGAAAAACCGTACTGTGCAAAACCATATTACAACTTCTCGGGAAGAAGACCCGTGTGGAAAACGGTGAGATTTTGTACCGGGGCAGCAATCTTTTAGAATATACGGAAAAGCAGATGCAGAAATTCCGCGGCAAGGAAATTTCCATGGTGTTTCAGGACCCTTACCTGTCCCTTAATCCAACGATTTCTATTGGAAAACAGATTATGGAGACCATACTCCTCCATGAAAAGCTATCCAAAAAAGAGGCAAAGGACAGAACGTTGGAGCTTTTAGAACTCACCGGGTTTGACTATTGCGAAAAGCGCTTTTCCCAGTATCCCCACCAGTTTTCCGGCGGTATGCGGCAGAGGGCGGCCATTGCCATAGCCCTTGCCTGCAGACCCGGTCTTTTGCTGGCGGATGAGCCTACCACCGCACTGGATGTGGAGACCCAGCAGCAGATCATGGAGCTTTTGGCAAAGATAAGAAAAGAGACAGGGGTTGCCATCCTGTTTATCACCCACGACCTGGGGCTGGTGGAAAATGTGGCGGACAGGGTCTATGTGATGTATCAGGGTGAGATCGTGGAGAGCGGCAGTGTCAGCCATATTTTTCAGCATGCACAGAATCCTTATACCGTAAAACTGCTGGGATACCGGAATTACGGGAAAGGCATTGGGCATACCCATGGAAAGATACATTTCCACAACGGGACACCTCATACCCACGGGGGTACACATGATCATATGCATCCCCGTCTGGAGGGGGATATTTCCCATCCGGTTACAAAAGTAGAGGAGACATCGGTCCGGGATGATCAGGTGGTGCTGGTTCAGGAGCCGGAACCGGAAAAACTCATGGAGATTCAGCACTTGTCCAAGAATTTCCGGCTGGACAGACATACGGTTTCCCGTGTTCTTGATGATTTTTCCCTGGATATATACAGAGGCGAGATCGTGGGGGTGGCAGGTCCTTCAGGATGTGGAAAATCCACCCTTGCAAGATGTATTGTGGGCCTCTATGAGCCGGACGGGGGACAGATTCTCTATCATGGGGATACTGCCCGTATTTACCGAAGACAGATGATCTTCCAGGATAGTTCCTCTGCTTTTAATCCACATATGACGCTGGAAGAGATCATCGGGGAACCGCTGCGGATCCAGAAGCTGTGCAAAGGCAGACAGGAACTGCGCAGCCGGGTATATTCCTTAATGGAACAAGTGGAGCTTGACCCTGCCCTTGCCGTGCGTCATCCTTACGATGTGTCAGGAGGACAGCGGCAGAGGGCAGCCATTGCCAGGGCATTATCTGTGGAACCGGAGTTTATTGTGGCAGATGAGCCTATTTCATCCCTGGATATTTCCATTCAGGCACAGATCATGCATCTGTTCAAAAAGCTGCAGGAGAAACATCATCTGACCATTATGCTGATCGCCCATGATCTTCCTATGGTCATGCACGTCAGCGACAGGATTATTATGATGGGACAGGGAACATAA
- a CDS encoding DHHW family protein yields the protein MNEKNKNLHRRAAIITGWVFTAVIAFFFLGSLIAKDRTFSEKENRLLEKAPGINAGQIVTGRYEEKFETYFSDQFLLRDMWIEIKAGFDRLTGKVESNGVFLGKDGYLIEGFTEPDKKNLKETCKAMGDFAAEHKDIKQYAMVVPNAVEILSDKLPAFAPAADQGKYLDALGKNLEGQGITFLDMRGVLEKNREKKLYYRTDHHWTTEAAYLAFLEAGETMGYKGKEVEFEALPVTGEFQGTLSAKSGFRSGEKEELEVYLPKDGTVSAVVNYVDEQKKTASFYDTEKLGTRDGYACFLGGNHPLIRIETPTQSEKSLLVLKDSYANCYLPFLATQYRKLVVVDPRYYYGDLEELMQVEEIQEILYLYNVNTFFSDTSLQMVLKGG from the coding sequence ATGAATGAAAAAAATAAAAACTTACACAGGCGGGCTGCAATCATAACCGGCTGGGTCTTTACAGCAGTCATTGCCTTTTTCTTTCTGGGAAGCCTGATCGCAAAAGACAGGACTTTTTCTGAGAAAGAAAACCGATTGTTGGAAAAAGCACCCGGGATAAATGCAGGACAGATCGTAACCGGCAGATATGAGGAGAAATTTGAGACCTATTTCAGTGACCAGTTTCTGCTGCGGGATATGTGGATCGAGATAAAAGCCGGGTTTGACCGCCTGACCGGAAAAGTGGAGTCCAATGGGGTCTTTCTGGGAAAGGACGGATATCTGATCGAAGGTTTCACAGAACCGGATAAAAAAAATCTGAAGGAAACCTGTAAAGCTATGGGAGATTTCGCCGCTGAACATAAAGATATAAAACAGTATGCCATGGTAGTGCCAAATGCGGTGGAAATTCTCTCTGACAAGCTGCCTGCATTTGCCCCGGCTGCAGACCAGGGAAAGTATCTGGATGCCCTTGGGAAAAATTTGGAGGGGCAGGGGATCACGTTTTTGGACATGCGCGGTGTTCTGGAAAAGAACAGAGAGAAAAAACTGTATTACAGAACAGACCACCACTGGACCACAGAAGCTGCATACCTGGCGTTTTTGGAGGCCGGGGAGACGATGGGCTATAAAGGGAAAGAGGTAGAGTTTGAGGCACTGCCTGTTACGGGAGAATTTCAGGGTACTTTGTCTGCAAAGAGTGGCTTTCGCTCAGGGGAGAAGGAGGAACTGGAAGTGTATCTTCCGAAAGACGGTACGGTTTCCGCTGTTGTCAATTATGTGGATGAGCAGAAAAAAACAGCCAGTTTTTATGATACGGAAAAACTGGGTACAAGAGACGGATATGCCTGCTTTCTGGGAGGTAACCATCCACTCATCCGTATAGAGACACCGACACAGTCAGAGAAGAGTCTTTTAGTTCTGAAGGATTCCTATGCCAACTGTTATCTGCCCTTTCTGGCAACCCAGTACAGGAAGCTCGTGGTGGTGGACCCAAGGTATTATTACGGGGATCTGGAGGAGCTGATGCAGGTGGAGGAAATACAGGAAATCTTATATCTGTATAATGTGAATACGTTCTTTTCCGACACTTCTTTACAGATGGTTCTCAAAGGAGGCTGA